Proteins from a single region of Companilactobacillus farciminis KCTC 3681 = DSM 20184:
- a CDS encoding GHKL domain-containing protein, whose product MNLIQHFRAYKKLIVGVILFLIIQTLLTILYSSAEIKKQKENLEKESLIKQIDNLKLYTSQLDTDQKNMHKFKHDYKNILLSLEELAKSENNNELKKSLDELNGYSNIYFENTPMNFYKDLEYVSNSYIKSLLISKFKTMKTLDIKYSFECKSIIKNIGMNIFDFIRLLGISIDNAIEEVEDNPNGNIKIAIINDDKTTLFSIENTLVHSKSPTIQNMRKAGFSTKKNHAGLGMINIQDISKKYPNLFINYHKDEKIFNIQIVLTKN is encoded by the coding sequence ATGAACTTAATTCAACATTTTAGAGCATATAAGAAATTAATTGTCGGTGTAATATTGTTTTTAATAATACAGACACTATTAACAATTTTATATTCATCGGCTGAGATAAAAAAACAAAAAGAGAACTTAGAGAAAGAATCACTGATTAAGCAAATCGATAATCTAAAGTTATATACCAGCCAATTAGATACTGATCAAAAAAACATGCATAAGTTCAAACACGATTATAAAAATATACTTTTGAGTCTTGAAGAATTGGCCAAATCTGAAAATAATAACGAATTGAAAAAATCACTTGACGAATTAAATGGCTATTCAAACATTTATTTTGAAAACACACCTATGAACTTCTATAAAGATTTGGAGTACGTCTCTAATTCTTATATAAAGAGTCTATTGATCAGTAAATTCAAAACAATGAAAACACTTGATATCAAATATAGTTTTGAATGCAAATCGATTATCAAAAATATCGGCATGAACATATTTGATTTCATAAGATTATTAGGTATTTCAATCGATAATGCCATAGAAGAAGTCGAGGATAATCCAAATGGAAATATCAAAATAGCAATAATTAATGATGATAAAACCACTTTATTTTCCATCGAGAATACTCTTGTACACTCTAAGTCACCCACTATCCAAAATATGCGCAAGGCAGGATTTTCCACCAAAAAAAATCATGCCGGGCTTGGCATGATAAATATTCAAGATATAAGCAAAAAATATCCAAATTTATTTATTAATTATCATAAGGATGAAAAAATATTTAATATTCAAATTGTCCTTACTAAAAATTAG
- a CDS encoding response regulator transcription factor — translation MSYPIVICEDNPTQLKNIKIILESYIMFHDDPLELKLAALNPNEVINYLSEKPLSHGIYFLDIDLGTNINGIDLAKKIRKMDVQANIIFTTTHDEMAPVTLKNKVGAIDFIEKDQSIEDYRDKLYDALKYAENITNKTMEKENSNFTFEIGNQIYNFDQSEIVLIETSSVPHRLTLETINGNYEFYNKISDLEKEYPFLLKLNRSCLINPNNIRNANFTTRLITFKNDSAKKFPIGKSRKLKSEIKKILQH, via the coding sequence ATGAGTTATCCAATAGTTATATGTGAGGACAATCCCACTCAACTCAAAAATATCAAAATAATACTTGAAAGTTATATTATGTTTCATGACGATCCTTTAGAACTGAAATTAGCTGCTTTAAATCCTAATGAAGTAATTAATTACTTATCCGAAAAGCCATTATCCCATGGGATTTATTTTCTCGACATTGATTTAGGAACAAATATAAATGGAATTGACTTAGCTAAAAAGATAAGAAAAATGGATGTTCAAGCCAATATTATTTTTACTACAACCCATGACGAAATGGCACCAGTTACTCTAAAAAATAAAGTTGGAGCTATAGATTTTATTGAAAAGGACCAAAGCATTGAAGATTATCGGGATAAATTATACGATGCTCTAAAATATGCAGAAAATATAACAAACAAAACTATGGAAAAAGAGAATTCTAATTTTACTTTTGAAATCGGTAATCAGATATATAACTTTGATCAATCTGAAATTGTCCTCATCGAGACCTCAAGTGTTCCCCATCGATTAACGTTAGAAACAATCAATGGCAATTATGAGTTTTACAACAAAATAAGTGATTTAGAAAAAGAATATCCTTTTCTTTTAAAGCTCAACAGATCATGCCTAATAAATCCTAACAATATCAGAAATGCCAACTTCACTACTAGACTCATTACATTCAAAAACGATTCAGCCAAAAAGTTTCCAATAGGTAAATCAAGAAAACTTAAATCTGAAATCAAGAAAATCCTTCAACACTAA
- a CDS encoding Nramp family divalent metal transporter, producing MSEKNKKHESLIHYANGPSLEEINDTVEVPTDAGFFKTLLAYSGPGALVAVGYMDPGNWVTSIAGGAQFKYKLLSVILISSLIAMLLQYMAAKLGIVTGRDLAQLTRDRTSKVGGFILWIITELAIMATDIAEIIGSAIALKLLFNIPVLWGVIITAFDVLLLLVLMKLGFRKIEAIVAALIMVILFVFLYEVILARPDMGQMVVGFVPNPQILQNQSMLYISLGIVGATVMPHNLYLHSSISQARKYDREDPKSVHQAVRFSTWDSNIQLTLAFIVNTLLLLLGAALFYGTNSDLGRFVDLFNALQDPKVAGAVASPVLSILFAIALLASGQNSTITGTLSGQIVMEGFVHMKMKLWARRVITRLMSIIPVITFAIIYNGNEAKIESLLTFSQVFLSVALPFSIFPLIKFTSNKELMGEFANNKLIEYIGYFIAVVLTILNIWLIYTTFVPAT from the coding sequence TTGAGTGAAAAAAATAAAAAACACGAAAGCCTAATTCATTATGCTAACGGCCCTTCCTTGGAAGAAATTAATGACACCGTTGAGGTTCCAACTGATGCGGGTTTCTTTAAAACCCTATTAGCATACAGTGGTCCTGGTGCCTTAGTTGCCGTGGGTTACATGGATCCAGGTAACTGGGTAACATCTATTGCTGGTGGTGCTCAATTTAAGTACAAATTACTATCTGTTATCTTGATTTCTAGTTTGATTGCGATGCTTCTGCAATACATGGCGGCTAAACTAGGCATTGTGACCGGAAGAGATTTGGCTCAATTAACTAGAGATAGAACTTCTAAAGTTGGTGGTTTTATTCTTTGGATCATCACTGAATTAGCTATCATGGCGACTGATATCGCTGAAATTATCGGTTCGGCCATCGCGCTGAAATTGCTTTTCAACATACCTGTGCTCTGGGGTGTTATTATTACCGCATTCGATGTTTTACTTCTATTAGTCTTGATGAAACTTGGCTTTAGAAAGATCGAAGCTATCGTTGCAGCTTTAATTATGGTTATTCTATTCGTTTTCCTATACGAAGTTATCTTGGCACGTCCAGATATGGGACAAATGGTAGTCGGATTCGTTCCCAACCCACAAATTCTACAAAATCAAAGTATGCTTTACATTTCTCTTGGTATCGTTGGTGCGACAGTTATGCCACATAATTTGTACTTGCATTCTTCAATTTCACAAGCGAGAAAATACGACCGTGAAGACCCTAAGAGTGTTCATCAAGCCGTTCGTTTCTCAACTTGGGATTCAAATATTCAATTAACTTTGGCTTTCATCGTTAATACTTTACTATTACTTCTAGGTGCTGCTTTGTTCTATGGTACAAACAGTGACCTTGGACGTTTCGTTGACTTGTTCAATGCCTTGCAAGATCCAAAAGTTGCCGGCGCTGTTGCTAGTCCTGTCTTGAGTATTTTGTTCGCAATTGCCCTATTGGCATCAGGTCAAAACTCAACAATTACTGGTACTTTGTCTGGTCAAATCGTTATGGAAGGTTTCGTCCACATGAAGATGAAACTTTGGGCAAGACGTGTAATTACTCGTTTGATGTCAATCATCCCAGTTATTACTTTTGCTATTATTTATAACGGTAACGAAGCAAAAATCGAATCACTTTTGACATTCTCACAAGTATTCTTGAGTGTCGCATTACCATTCTCAATTTTCCCATTGATCAAATTTACAAGTAACAAAGAATTGATGGGCGAATTCGCTAATAACAAACTAATCGAGTACATCGGTTACTTTATCGCTGTAGTATTGACTATTTTAAATATTTGGTTGATCTACACTACATTCGTACCTGCAACTTAA
- a CDS encoding TerC family protein codes for MYGPFFDLHNWATVIESGEDWLIILSLVVMECILSVDNAVVLAAQTQSLPNKVEQEKSLFYGLFGAYIFRFLVIGVGVYLINFWWIKVFGAAYLFYLFLKHFFFTNKKKVEAPTEPKKKNKLEKHLHISRFWQVVISIELMDIVFSIDSVLASLAVSSNPVIVLIGGMIGILAMRGIAELIMGLMSKIPELNGMAYFLILFISIKLFLSIPAIDIEVPNLVFVGVLVGAIIVTLIIHMINNQKAPKSKKK; via the coding sequence ATGTACGGCCCATTCTTCGATCTTCACAACTGGGCAACTGTGATCGAATCAGGTGAAGACTGGTTAATTATCCTCTCACTAGTAGTGATGGAATGTATCTTATCCGTTGATAATGCGGTAGTTTTAGCTGCCCAAACTCAATCGCTGCCAAATAAAGTTGAACAAGAAAAATCCCTTTTCTACGGATTATTCGGTGCCTACATTTTTAGATTTTTAGTTATCGGTGTCGGTGTCTACTTAATTAACTTCTGGTGGATCAAAGTTTTCGGTGCTGCTTACCTATTCTACTTGTTCTTAAAGCACTTCTTCTTCACTAATAAAAAGAAAGTTGAAGCTCCGACAGAACCCAAAAAGAAAAACAAACTCGAGAAGCATCTCCACATCTCTAGATTCTGGCAAGTTGTTATCTCAATTGAATTAATGGATATCGTCTTCTCAATTGACTCAGTTTTGGCTTCACTAGCTGTTTCTAGCAACCCAGTTATCGTCTTGATTGGTGGTATGATTGGTATCTTAGCCATGAGAGGTATCGCCGAATTGATTATGGGCTTGATGAGTAAGATTCCAGAATTAAACGGTATGGCCTACTTCTTGATCTTGTTTATTTCTATCAAGTTGTTCTTATCAATTCCCGCTATCGACATTGAGGTTCCAAACTTAGTCTTCGTTGGTGTCTTAGTCGGTGCCATCATTGTTACCTTGATAATTCACATGATCAACAATCAAAAGGCTCCTAAGAGTAAGAAAAAATAA
- a CDS encoding APC family permease: protein MKDIFKKQSVDNYLKVDARLTKSLTAKDLLALGIGAIIGTGIFILPGHEAALHAGPAVAIAFLISGIVAGVVGMAYAEFAAAMPVAGSAYSYGSVIYGEGIGWILGWALILEYFLSVSAQSVGFASYFNNNILGAFGIHLPKFLSAGPLEGGGINLSAVLIVLIIAFVIAHGTSLSKKVENVAVVIKVTIIVLFILVGALYIKTKNYVPFYPQEFRTSPFGLGGLSTSAATVFFAFIGFDALASNSAETINPKKDVAKGILGTVFIAIILYVAFSLVLTGIVNYKQLNVDDPAAYALKVIHLNTWNKLITIGALVGIFTALVTLFFGGSRLVYALGRDGLLPSKMGEVDMKYAVPKNAIIVATVVQAFFAGLVPLTELTSLINAGTLLAFTFISFGIIPLRHRKDIPNKDGYKMPLYPVLPVLAGLASLYFLIMLPKLSKITVVIWLIIGVIVYLTYGLKHSKLQKK from the coding sequence GTGAAGGATATTTTTAAAAAACAATCAGTAGATAATTATTTAAAAGTAGATGCTAGACTGACCAAAAGTTTAACAGCGAAAGACTTATTAGCATTAGGAATTGGGGCCATTATCGGAACTGGTATTTTTATTTTGCCAGGACACGAAGCAGCATTACATGCGGGACCGGCAGTTGCCATTGCTTTCTTGATTTCAGGTATCGTAGCCGGAGTTGTCGGGATGGCTTATGCAGAATTTGCGGCCGCTATGCCAGTGGCTGGATCAGCGTATTCGTATGGTTCCGTCATTTATGGTGAAGGAATCGGTTGGATTCTCGGTTGGGCCTTGATTTTGGAGTATTTCTTGTCGGTATCCGCTCAATCAGTCGGATTTGCATCGTATTTTAATAACAATATCCTCGGAGCTTTCGGAATTCATCTGCCTAAGTTTTTATCCGCAGGTCCACTAGAAGGTGGGGGAATCAACCTCTCAGCCGTTTTGATCGTTTTGATAATTGCCTTTGTGATTGCTCACGGAACTAGTCTCTCGAAAAAAGTCGAAAATGTTGCGGTTGTTATCAAAGTCACAATTATTGTTTTATTTATTTTGGTTGGAGCGTTGTACATCAAAACTAAAAATTACGTTCCATTCTATCCACAAGAATTTCGTACTTCTCCCTTTGGATTAGGTGGCCTATCAACTTCAGCAGCGACGGTTTTCTTTGCTTTCATCGGATTTGATGCTTTAGCTTCTAATTCAGCAGAAACCATCAATCCTAAAAAAGACGTTGCCAAAGGAATCTTAGGTACAGTCTTTATCGCCATTATTTTGTACGTGGCATTCTCATTAGTTTTGACCGGAATCGTTAACTATAAACAACTAAACGTCGATGATCCGGCAGCGTATGCGTTGAAAGTTATTCATCTAAATACTTGGAATAAATTGATAACTATAGGCGCTCTGGTCGGAATCTTTACCGCTTTAGTGACTCTGTTCTTCGGTGGGTCTAGATTAGTTTATGCTCTAGGACGTGACGGTTTATTGCCAAGCAAGATGGGCGAAGTCGATATGAAATACGCCGTGCCAAAGAATGCGATTATCGTTGCTACAGTCGTGCAAGCCTTTTTCGCTGGTTTAGTACCATTGACTGAATTGACTTCGTTGATCAATGCCGGAACCTTGTTGGCTTTTACCTTCATATCATTTGGAATTATTCCTTTGCGCCATCGTAAAGATATCCCTAACAAAGATGGCTATAAGATGCCACTTTATCCTGTTTTGCCAGTTCTAGCCGGATTAGCTAGTTTGTATTTCTTGATAATGTTGCCAAAGTTATCAAAAATCACTGTAGTTATTTGGCTGATAATTGGTGTGATAGTGTACCTTACTTATGGTTTGAAACATTCTAAATTGCAAAAAAAATAA
- a CDS encoding APC family permease, protein MKNVFKKESVATYLKADSRLTKTLGARDLLSLGIGAVIGTGIFILPGHEAALHAGPAVTVAFLIAAIVSGFVGMAYAEFSSAMPVAGSAYSFGAVIYGEIIGWILGWALILEYFLTVSAEAVGFASYFNNNILGAFGVHMPKFLAAGPLEGGVINISATLIVLLIAFIILQGASLSKKVENVAVLIKVAIIILFIIVGAFYINTKNYVPFYPKQFHTEPFGMGGISTATATVFFAFVGFDALAANSAETINPKKDVVRGVLGTVVVAVILYVGFSFVLTGVVNYKELNVDDPAAYALKVVHLDTWNKLITIGALVGIFTSLLTMFFGGSRLVYALGRDGLLPEKMGEVDEKFSVPRNAVLLAMVVQAFFAGLVPLTELTSLINAGTLLAFVFISFGIIPLRRRKDIPNDGFKMPWYPVLPIFAGLASIYFLFMLPTISKISVGLWITIGIIVYFVYGLKHSKLQNKSH, encoded by the coding sequence ATGAAAAATGTCTTTAAAAAGGAATCGGTAGCAACATATTTAAAAGCTGATTCTAGACTTACCAAGACTCTTGGTGCAAGGGATTTATTGTCACTCGGTATCGGAGCGGTTATTGGTACAGGTATCTTTATTTTGCCGGGACATGAAGCGGCGTTACACGCTGGACCGGCAGTTACAGTTGCGTTTTTGATTGCGGCGATTGTTTCCGGGTTCGTCGGGATGGCGTATGCGGAATTTTCATCAGCTATGCCAGTAGCCGGATCAGCGTATTCGTTTGGAGCGGTCATTTATGGCGAAATTATTGGCTGGATTCTTGGCTGGGCTTTGATTTTGGAGTATTTCTTGACAGTTTCTGCTGAAGCAGTTGGATTTGCTTCGTATTTCAACAACAATATCTTAGGAGCCTTTGGGGTTCACATGCCAAAGTTCTTAGCGGCTGGACCTTTGGAAGGTGGAGTTATTAATATTTCAGCGACTTTGATTGTTTTGTTGATAGCGTTCATTATCCTGCAAGGTGCTAGTTTGTCGAAAAAAGTCGAGAACGTGGCGGTATTGATCAAAGTAGCGATTATTATTTTGTTCATCATCGTTGGAGCTTTTTATATCAATACTAAGAATTACGTACCATTCTATCCTAAACAGTTCCACACTGAACCATTTGGAATGGGTGGAATTTCCACTGCTACAGCGACAGTCTTCTTTGCCTTCGTTGGTTTCGATGCTTTAGCAGCCAATTCTGCAGAAACTATCAATCCCAAAAAAGATGTCGTTCGTGGGGTTTTAGGTACCGTGGTCGTGGCAGTTATTTTGTACGTTGGTTTCTCCTTTGTCTTAACTGGAGTGGTCAATTATAAAGAATTAAACGTTGATGATCCGGCTGCCTATGCTTTGAAAGTAGTTCACTTGGATACTTGGAATAAATTGATTACTATTGGCGCTTTAGTGGGAATTTTCACGTCATTATTAACGATGTTCTTTGGTGGCTCACGTTTGGTTTATGCCTTAGGACGTGACGGTTTGTTGCCAGAAAAGATGGGTGAAGTTGATGAAAAATTCTCTGTGCCTAGAAATGCTGTTCTATTGGCAATGGTCGTTCAGGCTTTCTTTGCTGGATTAGTACCATTGACGGAGTTGACTTCCTTGATCAATGCCGGAACTTTGTTGGCCTTTGTCTTCATATCGTTTGGAATAATCCCCTTGCGAAGAAGAAAAGATATTCCCAATGACGGGTTCAAGATGCCTTGGTATCCAGTCTTGCCAATCTTTGCCGGACTTGCCAGTATCTATTTCTTATTCATGTTGCCAACGATTTCTAAAATCAGTGTTGGTCTTTGGATCACTATTGGAATTATTGTCTATTTCGTTTACGGATTAAAACATTCAAAATTACAAAATAAATCACATTAA
- a CDS encoding helix-turn-helix transcriptional regulator → MEEFDLQSLLSSNEKLIIRLLQSYAQTNDIAVFVLGNDDHLQAGIFGELSESALLIRKDKKADLSKLSVNKYKYHIEYADSPIRISQLNQRVGKICVAKDTPEASPKRLDLMQKLNDQVVYLRCMVEGISKLIIENRGIDDFIIKYALDVNDAIDDLDDSDGKALQQIKTMSTSNASIISAIEYIDSNLDKRLTLDQVSSKVYLSDYYFSKLFKRETGLSFSVYLNARKIQKAMLLLKESDKSINDISDSLGFTRLSYFSQTFKKYTGVAPTKYRTEGNN, encoded by the coding sequence ATGGAAGAGTTCGATTTACAGTCTTTATTATCTAGCAATGAAAAATTAATAATACGCCTGCTGCAGTCATATGCTCAAACTAATGACATAGCGGTTTTTGTTCTGGGGAATGATGACCACTTGCAAGCAGGCATTTTTGGCGAGCTTTCAGAAAGCGCTTTATTGATCCGAAAAGATAAAAAAGCGGATTTATCCAAATTAAGTGTTAATAAATACAAGTATCATATTGAATACGCTGATTCGCCAATTCGGATTTCACAATTAAACCAAAGAGTCGGCAAGATTTGCGTGGCTAAGGATACACCTGAAGCTAGTCCCAAGCGATTGGATTTAATGCAGAAATTGAATGATCAGGTGGTCTACTTGCGTTGTATGGTTGAAGGAATATCCAAGCTAATTATTGAAAATCGTGGCATCGATGACTTTATTATTAAATATGCTTTAGATGTCAATGATGCTATAGATGATTTAGACGACAGCGACGGCAAAGCTTTGCAACAAATCAAGACGATGTCGACGTCAAATGCTTCCATTATTTCTGCAATAGAGTATATTGATAGTAACTTAGATAAAAGATTAACGTTGGATCAAGTTTCAAGTAAGGTTTATCTATCAGATTATTATTTTAGTAAACTGTTTAAGCGAGAGACGGGATTGAGCTTTTCAGTCTACTTGAATGCACGTAAGATTCAAAAAGCTATGCTCTTATTAAAAGAATCCGATAAGAGTATCAATGATATTTCCGATTCCTTAGGTTTCACTAGATTGAGCTATTTTAGTCAAACCTTTAAGAAATATACTGGGGTGGCACCAACGAAATATCGTACCGAGGGTAATAATTAG
- a CDS encoding DUF488 domain-containing protein, whose translation MTKLILKRIYDKELPEGYRILIDRLWPRGMSKVRAKLDLWAKQIAPSAELRKWFGHDPEKYTEFKKRYLEEIDQNPYTPEFLAEIKSALQKQDVLILYSAKDEEHNNAVVLMEYLNKKI comes from the coding sequence ATGACTAAACTAATTTTGAAACGTATCTACGACAAGGAATTACCAGAAGGCTATCGAATTTTAATTGATCGTCTATGGCCACGTGGAATGTCTAAGGTCAGAGCCAAACTTGATCTTTGGGCAAAGCAGATTGCCCCGTCAGCAGAATTGAGAAAATGGTTTGGACACGATCCTGAAAAATATACTGAATTCAAGAAAAGATACTTGGAGGAAATTGATCAGAATCCCTATACACCTGAATTCCTAGCGGAAATCAAGTCAGCTTTGCAAAAACAAGATGTTTTGATTCTATACAGTGCTAAAGACGAAGAACATAATAATGCGGTAGTTCTCATGGAATATCTAAATAAAAAAATTTAA
- a CDS encoding Hsp20/alpha crystallin family protein: MTNEIMDRNNLMRNWFNNDSWMNNFPSIFDNNFPEDSTLKTDIKETDKNYEVHVDMPDFDKKDIDINYENDVLTISGHRDSFNDHNDKNGDMIMSERSSGRYMRQYHLPAVDSKSIKATYDKGVLEVDLPKLEKKVESGHHIDID; encoded by the coding sequence ATGACAAATGAAATTATGGATCGTAACAATTTAATGAGAAATTGGTTCAACAATGATTCTTGGATGAACAATTTTCCATCCATATTTGACAACAATTTCCCAGAAGATTCAACATTGAAGACTGATATTAAAGAAACCGATAAAAACTACGAGGTTCATGTAGATATGCCTGATTTTGATAAGAAAGATATCGACATCAATTATGAAAATGACGTACTAACAATCAGTGGTCATCGTGATAGCTTTAACGACCACAACGATAAGAACGGCGACATGATTATGAGTGAACGTTCAAGTGGCCGTTACATGAGACAATATCACTTGCCAGCAGTTGATTCAAAGAGTATCAAAGCTACTTATGACAAGGGTGTTCTAGAAGTTGACCTTCCAAAATTGGAAAAGAAAGTTGAATCAGGACATCACATTGATATTGACTAA
- a CDS encoding LacI family DNA-binding transcriptional regulator produces the protein MSNIRDVAKLSKHSVSTVSRVINDRGYVAAKTRAEIIDAMEELDYHPNDVARALSTGQTHTVGVVLPYINIPYFQKLVAAITRVAFKEDYQVILLPSDYNEENEIKYLEMLKHHAFDGIIFTSRAISFEKILEYKQYGPITCCEDTFDYPISCAYTNRGQSFIDVFEVLQQHNFDHIGVTVSRKESSSQSTKLIKHAYHQVFDKKIDQDHVYNKAKDFKGGNLGAQYLLEQDPDLQVIFANSDQVAAGVIQQLIKMKKRIPVIGQEDLDYSRLMDFSTVDHKLTEIGEYAFWSIFEKDVVKKMIPSELILRGSLKEK, from the coding sequence ATGTCAAATATTAGAGATGTTGCCAAACTTTCCAAGCATTCTGTTTCGACAGTTTCTCGAGTTATCAATGATCGAGGTTATGTTGCTGCCAAAACTAGAGCTGAGATTATTGATGCTATGGAAGAATTAGATTATCACCCTAACGATGTTGCCCGTGCTTTAAGTACTGGTCAAACGCATACGGTTGGGGTTGTTTTGCCATACATTAATATCCCATATTTTCAAAAACTAGTCGCTGCGATCACTCGAGTAGCATTCAAGGAAGACTATCAAGTGATTTTATTGCCATCTGATTATAACGAAGAAAATGAGATTAAATATTTGGAAATGCTAAAGCACCACGCTTTTGATGGGATTATTTTTACTTCCCGAGCTATTTCTTTTGAAAAAATTCTCGAATACAAACAGTATGGACCTATCACTTGTTGTGAAGATACCTTTGATTACCCAATTTCTTGCGCTTATACGAATCGGGGCCAGTCATTTATTGATGTTTTCGAAGTTTTGCAACAACATAATTTTGACCATATCGGCGTTACAGTCAGTCGTAAAGAATCTTCAAGCCAGTCGACTAAATTAATTAAACACGCTTACCACCAAGTTTTTGATAAGAAAATCGATCAAGACCACGTCTACAATAAAGCCAAAGATTTCAAAGGCGGCAATCTCGGTGCCCAATATTTATTAGAGCAAGATCCTGACTTACAAGTGATTTTTGCTAATAGCGATCAAGTTGCAGCTGGAGTAATTCAACAATTAATTAAGATGAAGAAAAGAATTCCAGTTATCGGTCAAGAAGATTTGGATTACAGTCGTTTGATGGATTTTTCAACAGTTGATCATAAATTGACTGAAATTGGTGAATATGCTTTTTGGTCTATCTTTGAAAAAGATGTTGTGAAGAAGATGATTCCTTCAGAATTGATTTTACGTGGATCATTAAAAGAAAAATAA
- the ubiE gene encoding bifunctional demethylmenaquinone methyltransferase/2-methoxy-6-polyprenyl-1,4-benzoquinol methylase UbiE gives MSLTNKVPQKDVQKTFNNIAGNYDKLNSIMSLGTHQKWRKIATAKIDNGPDMILDLCCGTADWTIMLAQKYPHAKVVGLDFSSEMLKIAQTKVAASNLTNIELMSGNAMDLNFSDKSFDVVTIGFGLRNVPDADQVLHEIFRVLKPNGQLICLEAFKVQTPVVKLGWQVYFNHLMPLMGKVFAKSKSEYQYLDDSVNKFVSIKQLAQMMQDTGFDDIEVSDLMLKAAAIHSARK, from the coding sequence ATGAGTCTGACTAATAAAGTTCCCCAAAAAGATGTTCAAAAGACTTTCAATAATATAGCCGGCAACTATGACAAACTAAATTCCATTATGAGTTTAGGGACTCATCAAAAATGGCGTAAAATCGCTACAGCAAAGATCGATAATGGACCAGATATGATTCTTGATCTCTGTTGTGGGACAGCCGATTGGACGATAATGTTGGCCCAAAAATATCCACATGCCAAGGTAGTCGGTTTAGACTTTAGTTCCGAAATGTTAAAGATTGCCCAAACAAAAGTTGCGGCTTCGAATTTAACTAATATTGAATTAATGTCAGGCAACGCCATGGATTTGAATTTTTCTGATAAGAGTTTTGATGTGGTGACGATTGGATTTGGTTTGCGTAATGTACCGGATGCTGATCAAGTGTTGCATGAGATCTTTCGTGTTTTGAAACCAAATGGACAATTGATCTGTTTGGAAGCTTTTAAGGTTCAAACGCCAGTCGTCAAATTAGGTTGGCAAGTTTATTTCAATCACTTGATGCCTTTAATGGGAAAGGTTTTTGCTAAAAGTAAGTCGGAATATCAGTATTTGGACGACTCAGTTAATAAATTCGTTAGTATCAAACAGCTAGCGCAGATGATGCAAGATACAGGTTTTGACGATATTGAAGTCTCTGACTTAATGTTGAAGGCTGCCGCGATTCATTCCGCAAGAAAATAG
- a CDS encoding histidine phosphatase family protein: MVELYIVRHGETDTNYENRINGMSTDKPLNANGIKQVETLEKNIDINDFDEIYSSPLKRAAQTAEILNQGVHEIKLDKRLCEGDYGSWDGVKATELEPKYPDAFDENHYLAPKYADYAENCEPFEHVYKRVDDFLNDMAKKGDEKIMVVCHGFVSRAIMKEITGIEDISQIIQPANAGVSKYMISNSGKRYLMYYGRANNLD, from the coding sequence ATGGTCGAATTATACATTGTAAGACATGGAGAAACAGATACTAATTATGAAAATCGTATCAACGGGATGTCTACTGATAAACCCTTGAATGCCAATGGTATCAAGCAGGTTGAAACTTTAGAAAAAAATATCGATATTAATGATTTTGATGAAATTTATTCAAGTCCTCTAAAACGTGCCGCTCAAACTGCCGAAATTTTGAACCAAGGCGTTCACGAAATCAAATTGGATAAGCGTCTTTGTGAAGGTGATTACGGTTCATGGGATGGTGTTAAAGCAACTGAATTGGAGCCCAAATATCCTGATGCGTTTGATGAAAACCATTATTTAGCACCTAAATATGCTGATTATGCTGAAAATTGCGAACCATTTGAACACGTTTATAAGCGAGTAGATGACTTTTTGAATGATATGGCCAAAAAAGGCGACGAGAAAATCATGGTCGTTTGTCATGGATTCGTTAGTCGTGCTATCATGAAAGAAATTACTGGAATCGAAGATATTTCACAAATCATCCAACCAGCTAATGCCGGAGTTTCCAAATACATGATTTCCAACAGTGGCAAGCGTTATCTCATGTATTATGGACGTGCTAATAATCTTGATTAA